One region of Triticum aestivum cultivar Chinese Spring chromosome 6B, IWGSC CS RefSeq v2.1, whole genome shotgun sequence genomic DNA includes:
- the LOC123137651 gene encoding probable serine/threonine-protein kinase WNK4, with translation MEVFGDRDEPTDPEYIEVDPTGRYMRYNEVLGRGAVKTVYKAFDEAEGIEVAWNQVNIDEVMHCPDNLERLYSEVHLLKSLKHENVMKFYNYWVDDQKKTINVITELFTSGSLRHYRRKHPRVDLKAIKNWARQVLHGLDYLHSHQPPIIHRDLKCDNIFVNGNHGQVKIGDLGLATIMRTPKARSVIGTPEFMAPELYDESYDELVDIYSFGMCMLEMFTLEYPYNECKNPAQIFKKVSKGVKPAALFKIVNAEVKHFIEKCLLPASERLSAKELLQDPFLCSENANGFAGTMVPSSIPKAVEISLQSLHMDVDTRGSMCGSSGKKNVLGSPHKSVLEFTRTNRNTELNLKGEKLDDSSVSLVLRIADLCGQARNIHFLFYLESDTAMSVAAEMVEQLELADCDVTFIADFIDLLIVNLVPGRKLANDAAMSSYEESKTCGSDQATISQQNPLEMPPDYVLVQSTMHSKDISASPNKYLESVSSATNLEGPKCSEGSDFSAQLAGSSESPSYDGTDDCGTMYCGGYKEGIHKLDCNHVLGDGSRNISIFHIDEASPPSELVSGCSSISITDSQDVLNGELDLIEVEYKDWFDELARMREEAMEGGGQEKWLQYNDV, from the exons ATGGAAGTATTTGGTGATCGGGATGAGCCGACCGATCCTGAATACATAGAGGTGGATCCGACCGGGCGATACATGCGC TACAATGAGGTGTTGGGGAGAGGAGCTGTCAAGACTGT TTACAAGGCATTTGATGAGGCCGAAGGTATCGAAGTTGCATGGAATCAAGTCAACATAGATGAGGTGATGCATTGTCCAGATAACCTTGAGAGGCTCTACTCGGAAGTTCATCTACTGAAATCTCTCAAGCATGAAAATGTAATGAAGTTTTACAATTATTGGGTTGATGATCAAAAGAAGACAATCAATGTTATTACTGAACTGTTTACATCTGGCAGTCTTAGGCA TTACCGACGGAAACATCCACGTGTTGATTTGAAAGCAATAAAGAATTGGGCAAGACAGGTTCTTCATGGATTAGATTACTTGCACAGCCACCAACCTCCGATTATCCACAGAGACCTAAAGTGTGATAATATTTTTGTTAATGGCAATCATGGACAAGTTAAGATTGGAGATCTTGGACTAGCTACAATTATGCGAACACCTAAAGCAAGAAGTGTTATTG GTACTCCTGAATTCATGGCACCTGAGCTATATGATGAGAGTTATGATGAACTGGTCGATATTTACTCCTTTGGTATGTGCATGTTGGAAATGTTCACTCTTGAATATCCATACAATGAATGCAAAAATCCAGCTCAGATCTTTAAAAAAGTGTCCAAG GGTGTCAAACCGGCTGCACTGTTCAAAATTGTAAATGCTGAAGTTAAGCATTTCATTGAGAAATGTTTACTTCCTGCTTCTGAGAGGCTGTCCGCCAAAGAACTATTGCAAGATCCATTTCTTTGCTCCGAAAATGCAAATGGTTTTGCTGGCACTATGGTTCCATCATCAATTCCCAAAGCAGTAGAGATCTCTCTGCAATCTTTGCACATGGACGTCGATACTCGTGGATCTATGTGTGGTAGCTCGGGCAAGAAAAATGTCCTTGGTTCTCCACATAAATCCGTGTTGGAGTTCACGAGAACTAACAGAAATACGGAACTCAATCTGAAGGGAGAGAAACTTGATGATAGTTCAGTCTCACTGGTTCTACGGATTGCTGATTTGTGTG GTCAAGCAAGAAATATCCATTTCCTCTTCTACCTCGAATCTGACACAGCTATGTCTGTTGCTGCGGAAATGGTTGAACAGTTGGAGCTAGCAGACTGCGATGTTACTTTCATTGCTGATTTTATTGACCTTCTGATAGTCAATCTTGTTCCTGGTCGGAAACTGGCAAATGATGCAGCTATGAGTTCATACGAGGAATCTAAAACGTGTGGAAGTGATCAAGCAACTATTTCCCAGCAGAACCCATTAGAGATGCCACCTGATTATGTGTTAGTTCAAAGTACAATGCATTCTAAAGATATCAGTGCATCGCCGAATAAATATCTAGAATCTGTCTCAAGTGCAACTAACCTGGAGGGGCCAAAGTGCTCTGAGGGATCGGACTTCTCTGCGCAGCTTGCTGGGAGTTCTGAAAGTCCGAGCTACGATGGCACTGATGACTGTGGGACTATGTACTGTGGTGGGTACAAAGAGGGAATCCACAAACTAGACTGCAACCATGTTCTAGGTGATGGGTCAAGGAACATTTCGATTTTCCATATAGATGAAGCATCACCTCCTTCGGAGCTGGTGAGTGGTTGCTCGTCAATTTCCATTACCGATAGTCAAGATGTGCTGAATGGGGAGCTTGATTTGATTGAAGTCGAGTACAAAGATTGGTTTGATGAATTAGCAAGGATGCGGGAAGAAGCTATGGAGGGAGGAGGACAGGAGAAGTGGTTACAATATAATGATGTTTAA